One genomic segment of Komagataella phaffii GS115 chromosome 4, complete sequence includes these proteins:
- a CDS encoding Neutral trehalase, degrades trehalose produces the protein MQDGNAIERPHSVAVDVPDGLQQPHHTRTFSTGSNSGFIDPFSEPSQYYGPATDIARASTRSKIGRTRTLSAVENRFNRPMVHEDDAFSKVHLQRRGSNDTLVNRRFFISDIDETLRDLLKNEDSDSNCQITIEDTGPKVLRVGTANSNGYRQTDIRGTYMLSNLLQELTIAKRFGRNQMVLDEARLNENPVKRLRRLISHSFWKNLTRQVGSGNVAEIAQDTKIDTPDGRIPRIYVPHDDPEQYEFYLEIARKNEAVGGARLDVRYLNEVIDPEYVKSINGTPGLLALATHKVPDGQGGITLEGYPYVVPGGRFNELYGWDSYMMALGLLKDGMLDLARGMVENFIYEIRHYGMILNANRSYYLGRSQPPFLTDFGIMVYEAMVEHAHQNEEDTEKSLQDAEYFLRRTFCAAICEYKTVWCCEPRLDKTTGLSCYHPQGVGIPPETESTHFTTLLTPYAKKHGVSIEEFYELYNNHTIVEPELDEYFLHDRAVRESGHDTSYRLEGICASLATVDLNALLYKYEVDIAKIIKEHFNDELVTENSVEHSAEWTKRAELRKERMDKYLWNEEEGIYFDYNLKLKKQHRYESVTTFWPMWAGCSSQEQAQLMVDKSLSKFEEFGGLVAGTLASRGRVGLERPSRQWDYPYGWAPQQILAWVGLDKYGFRGHTKRLCYRWLYLMTKAFVDYNGIVVEKYDVTTGTSPHKVDAEYGNQGADFKGVATEGFGWVNASFILGLTYLDVQGIRAIGAVTSPDVFFRKLKPWERASYGLRPCNEIVKSN, from the coding sequence ATGCAGGACGGCAACGCAATTGAACGCCCACACAGCGTAGCCGTCGACGTCCCAGACGGCTTGCAACAACCTCATCATACCAGAACTTTCTCTACTGGATCCAACTCGGGGTTCATTGATCCATTCTCTGAGCCCTCTCAATACTATGGACCCGCCACTGATATTGCACGCGCAAGTACTAGGTCAAAGATTGGTCGTACAAGAACACTTTCAGCTGTCGAGAACAGATTTAATCGGCCAATGGTGCACGAAGATGACGCCTTCAGCAAGGTTcaccttcaaagaagaggatCTAATGATACTCTGGTTAACAGAAGGTTTTTCATTAGCGATATTGATGAGACATTACGAGAtctcttgaagaatgaagatAGCGATTCCAATTGTCAGATCACTATCGAGGACACTGGACCGAAGGTTTTGAGAGTTGGAACTGCCAATTCAAACGGATACCGACAAACTGATATTCGAGGAACATATATGCTATCAAACTTATTGCAGGAACTAACTATCGCGAAACGTTTCGGCCGAAATCAGATGGTGCTAGATGAAGCTAGATTGAATGAGAACCCAGTCAAGAGACTTCGAAGGTTGATTTCTCattctttctggaaaaactTGACCCGTCAAGTTGGAAGTGGCAATGTGGCCGAGATCGCTCAAGACACCAAAATTGACACCCCCGATGGCCGGATCCCTCGTATCTACGTTCCACATGATGACCCGGAGCAATATGAGTTCTATCTAGAAATTGCACGAAAAAATGAGGCCGTCGGAGGGGCCCGGCTAGATGTTAGGTATTTGAATGAAGTGATTGATCCGGAGTATGTCAAATCTATTAACGGTACTCCGGGACTTCTTGCTCTCGCAACCCATAAGGTGCCTGATGGCCAGGGTGGAATTACCCTAGAAGGATATCCATATGTGGTTCCTGGAGGCAGATTCAACGAATTATATGGCTGGGATTCTTACATGATGGCATTAGGTTTACTCAAGGACGGAATGTTGGATCTTGCTCGAGGAATGGTGGAGAATTTCATCTATGAAATCCGTCATTATGGAATGATCCTCAATGCTAACAGGTCCTACTACTTGGGCCGCTCACAGCCCCCATTTTTAACTGATTTTGGAATCATGGTTTACGAGGCCATGGTTGAGCATGCCCATcagaatgaagaagatactgaaaaatctttaCAAGATGCCGAGTACTTTCTTAGACGTACATTTTGCGCGGCCATATGCGAATATAAGACCGTATGGTGTTGCGAGCCTAGATTAGACAAGACTACAGGATTGTCATGTTACCACCCACAGGGAGTAGGTATTCCTCCTGAAACCGAATCAACACACTTTACTACACTTTTGACTCCATATGCTAAGAAGCATGGAGTCTCTATAGAAGAGTTCTATGAGCTATACAACAATCATACCATAGTCGAGCCTGAACTCGATGAATACTTCCTTCATGACCGTGCAGTGAGAGAAAGTGGACACGATACTTCTTATAGATTGGAAGGAATTTGTGCCAGTCTGGCAACTGTGGACTTGAACGCACTACTTTATAAGTACGAGGTAGACATTGCCAAGATTATCAAAGAGCATTTCAATGACGAACTGGTCACTGAAAACAGCGTCGAGCACAGCGCTGAATGGACCAAGCGTGCTGAACTTCGAAAGGAAAGGATGGACAAGTACCTTTGGAACGAAGAAGAGGGTATTTATTTTGATTATAAtctcaagttgaaaaagcaACATCGTTATGAGAGTGTAACCACTTTTTGGCCAATGTGGGCCGGATGCAGTTCTCAAGAACAAGCTCAGTTAATGGTGGATAAGTCTCTATCTAAATTTGAGGAATTTGGTGGTCTTGTCGCTGGTACTCTGGCATCCCGAGGACGTGTGGGATTAGAAAGGCCCAGTAGACAATGGGACTACCCTTATGGATGGGCGCCACAGCAAATCCTAGCTTGGGTAGGACTTGACAAGTACGGCTTCCGTGGTCATACCAAACGCCTTTGTTACCGTTGGCTATACCTAATGACCAAGGCATTTGTGGATTATAACGGTATCGtagttgaaaaatatgaCGTAACCACTGGTACTAGCCCCCACAAGGTTGATGCTGAATACGGGAATCAAGGTGCCGATTTTAAAGGAGTAGCCACTGAAGGGTTTGGCTGGGTCAATGCCTCTTTTATTTTGGGATTAACCTACTTAGATGTCCAAGGCATCCGTGCGATAGGCGCCGTTACGTCCCCTGATGTATTTTTCAGGAAGCTCAAACCTTGGGAACGCGCAAGTTATGGCCTAAGGCCATGTAACGAGATAGTCAAGTCAAACTAG
- a CDS encoding Protein required for resistance to the antifungal drug ciclopirox olamine: MTDYLSYYQNHLPPYRSLLSPNTQYDYVTHQLIHSQENDPPLSFPSGYYPLSLVKENTKKRFQMKYKSLLQPINTKRKKLMSSTSDSFSIHSIRSTMNTISNVRAPPKSLESLPTEVLSIVMSYVDDRITLIHCLYVSKKLKAAVTPVLYRDPYITSTYRLAQFVYTLLNHQELALHLKSLDLSKVRPGVDLSDEGYYIKDLALRNQHLEPLAGWRDWKFRDHPVYGARFTTSSNRSTNERRLSHTSLYEQKATPFTNDLGRSYTNCSAKESDRLFNKLKSQFRKLSQNHEKDPGKVNYVKKLPEKHTDNRKPFSTPHPLENSFFSNYWCSKDIPIGYIIHLLQLCPNLKFVDFSGISLSHDYQVLSFSTFDWQTGRGSNRIPVHSTMLLDHPKQQVVDGKPIFLSDTVYSMFDSTLHVWEKVTEKDIIANLLALQKLEVLRLRRVMWLESDFPAYFLENCAAKQFLSRLDIEDSGMAKGLPWARNFNVDEWRGFFQVKVSQEEEERTRARVLEQLGENY, encoded by the coding sequence aTGACAGATTACCTGAGCTATTATCAGAATCATTTGCCACCTTATCGTTCTTTGTTATCCCCGAATACGCAGTATGATTATGTTACTCATCAATTGATTCACAGTCAGGAGAATGATCCTCCCTTGTCTTTCCCTAGTGGCTATTATCCTCTCTCCTTGGTCAAGGAAAACACCAAGAAAAGGTTCCAGATGAAGTACAAGTCGCTGTTGCAGCCAATCAACacaaagaggaagaaattgatgagtTCTACTTCGGATTCATTTTCTATCCACTCTATCCGTTCTACCATGAACACTATATCAAACGTACGAGCCCCTCCAAAGTCACTGGAATCGTTACCGACAGAAGTATTATCCATTGTTATGTCCTACGTCGATGACAGAATTACTTTGATTCATTGCTTGTACGTTTCtaagaaattgaaggcCGCTGTTACCCCAGTATTATACAGAGACCCTTACATTACTTCCACCTACAGGCTTGCTCAATTTGTATATACTTTGTTAAACCATCAGGAATTGGCACTCCACTTGAAGAGCTTAGATCTGTCGAAAGTAAGGCCAGGGGTTGATTTATCGGATGAAGGCTACTATATCAAAGACTTAGCACTAAGGAATCAGCATTTGGAACCGTTAGCCGGATGGAGGGACTGGAAATTTCGTGATCATCCGGTCTATGGTGCCCGGTTCACTACCTCTTCAAATCGATCCACAAACGAACGTCGCTTATCTCACACTTCTCTGTATGAACAGAAGGCAACACCTTTTACCAATGACTTGGGGAGATCTTATACTAACTGCTCGGCGAAGGAAAGCGATAGGCTATTCAATAAGTTGAAATCGCAATTCCGCAAACTATCTCAGAACCATGAGAAGGATCCCGGCAAAGTGAACTATGTAAAGAAGCTACCAGAAAAACACACAGACAACAGAAAGCCTTTTTCGACACCTCACCCTTTGGAGAATAGTTTCTTTAGTAACTACTGGTGCTCCAAGGATATTCCTATTGGCTATATCATCCATCTCTTACAATTGTGTCCCAACCTCAAGTTTGTTGACTTCAGTGGCATATCTTTGAGTCATGATTACCAAGTCCTATCGTTTAGCACTTTTGATTGGCAAACCGGACGGGGCTCTAATAGGATACCTGTGCATTCGACTATGTTACTGGACCACCCTAAGCAACAAGTGGTAGATGGGAAGCCTATATTTTTGTCCGATACTGTGTATTCAATGTTTGATTCGACGCTGCATGTTTGGGAAAAGGTCACAGAGAAGGATATAATCGCAAATTTACTAGCCCTCCAGAAGTTAGAGGTACTCAGACTGAGACGAGTCATGTGGTTGGAGAGTGATTTCCCAGCATACTTCCTGGAAAACTGTGCAGCTAAACAATTTTTAAGCAGACTAGACATCGAAGACAGTGGAATGGCTAAGGGACTCCCTTGGGCAAGGAACTTCAATGTAGACGAATGGAGGGGGTTTTTTCAGGTAAAAGTTTCGcaggaggaagaagaacgGACCAGGGCTAGGGTTTTAGAGCAATTAGGAGAAAACTATTAA
- a CDS encoding Hexaprenyl pyrophosphate synthetase, producing MYSLQSLPQFFIRFQMMSARIPWVLRQIRHQSSWQTSIKAAEDMVRVEVKKQDPFSIVSNEMSTLAKNIARIVGSGHPTLNRVSSYYFEADGKKIRPLIVLLLSRAVSCIPESKRNRIEIDRYDVLDQKEYEGTPKSMLFAGKSALESISPLNILHGINPSLILNPLTRANLPLPDFEDSAVNNEILPKQRRLAEVVEMIHTASLLHDDVIDFSDSRRGRPSGNVAFTNKMAILAGDFLLGRASVELGRLRNSEVVELMSTSIANLVEGEFMQLKNTVLQPDITMVEGNPTPIPEATGKVPTEISEYSVPGAIVDGKRIITHEENVNAAFDYYLHKTYLKTAALISKSSRSTAILAGCQEEVINNCYRFGRNLGLCFQIVDDMLDYTTTAEQLGKPAGADLQLGLATAPILYAWKNDPSLGPLIARNFSKPGDVETAKTAVIKNDGVEKTRVLASKYRDQALEALRTLPESGARSVLEFVTNSVLTRTK from the coding sequence ATGTACTCTTTACAGAGTCTCcctcaatttttcatcagGTTCCAAATGATGTCTGCCAGAATACCATGGGTCCTACGACAAATTCGTCACCAATCATCATGGCAAACGTCTATCAAGGCTGCTGAAGACATGGTTCGTGTGGAAGTGAAAAAGCAAGATCCTTTTTCCATTGTATCGAACGAAATGTCGACTTTGGCAAAGAACATTGCTAGAATTGTGGGATCAGGCCACCCTACCCTGAATAGAGTTTCATCCTACTACTTCGAAGCTGATGGGAAGAAGATACGCCCTTTGATAGTTCTACTTCTATCTCGTGCCGTTTCTTGCATTCCAGAGTCCAAAAGAAACCGGATTGAAATTGATCGTTATGATGTACTGGACCAGAAGGAATATGAAGGGACCCCCAAGTCCATGCTATTTGCAGGCAAGTCTGCTTTGGAATCCATATCTCCTTTGAACATTTTGCATGGAATCaatccttctttgattttgaatccGCTGACCAGGGCTAACCTTCCATTAccagactttgaagacTCAGCTGTCAATAATGAAATTCTTCccaaacaaagaagattggCCGAAGTAGTAGAAATGATTCATACTGCTTCATTGTTGCATGATGATGTTATTGATTTTTCTGACTCCCGCCGTGGAAGGCCTTCAGGAAACGTCGCATTCACTAACAAGATGGCTATTCTTGCTGGAGACTTTTTACTAGGAAGAGCCTCGGTAGAGCTTGGCCGACTGCGTAATTCTGAGGTGGTTGAGCTAATGTCAACGTCTATTGCTAATCTCGTGGAGGGAGAATTCatgcaattgaagaatactGTTCTACAACCGGACATTACCATGGTCGAAGGAAATCCTACTCCTATTCCAGAAGCTACTGGTAAAGTACCAACAGAGATCAGTGAATATTCAGTTCCTGGTGCCATTGTTGATGGTAAACGAATCATCACTCATGAAGAGAACGTAAATGCCGCTTTCGACTATTATCTTCACAAAACTTACCTTAAAACCGCAGCATTGATTTCCAAGTCATCCAGGTCCACTGCTATCTTAGCAGGTTGTCAAGAAGAGGTCATCAACAATTGTTACAGATTTGGGCGTAATCTTGGTTTGTGTTTTCAGATCGTTGACGATATGTTGGACTACACAACCACAGCTGAACAACTCGGCAAGCCTGCTGGTGCAGATCTCCAACTGGGCTTGGCCACAGCTCCAATTCTCTATGCTTGGAAAAATGACCCCAGTCTCGGACCTCTGATAGCACGTAATTTCTCAAAGCCTGGTGATGTTGAGACTGCCAAAACGGCCGTTATAAAGAATGACGGGGTTGAGAAGACTCGTGTGTTGGCCAGTAAATATAGAGATCAAGCACTTGAAGCTTTACGAACGCTTCCCGAAAGTGGAGCCCGTTCGGTATTAGAATTTGTGACTAACAGTGTTCTTACTAGAACCAAATAG
- a CDS encoding Alcohol oxidase, translated as MAIPEEFDILVLGGGSSGSCIAGRLANLDHSLKVGLIEAGENNLNNPWVYLPGIYPRNMKLDSKTASFYTSNPSPHLNGRRAIVPCANVLGGGSSINFMMYTRGSASDYDDFQAEGWKTKDLLPLMKKTETYQRACNNPDIHGFEGPIKVSFGNYTYPVCQDFLRASESQGIPYVDDLEDLVTAHGAEHWLKWINRDTGRRSDSAHAFVHSTMRNHDNLYLICNTKVDKIIVEDGRAAAVRTVPSKPLNPKKPSHKIYRARKQIVLSCGTISSPLVLQRSGFGDPIKLRAAGVKPLVNLPGVGRNFQDHYCFFSPYRIKPQYESFDDFVRGDAEIQKRVFDQWYANGTGPLATNGIEAGVKIRPTPEELSQMDESFQEGYREYFEDKPDKPVMHYSIIAGFFGDHTKIPPGKYMTMFHFLEYPFSRGSIHITSPDPYAAPDFDPGFMNDERDMAPMVWAYKKSRETARRMDHFAGEVTSHHPLFPYSSEARALEMDLETSNAYGGPLNLSAGLAHGSWTQPLKKPTAKNEGHVTSNQVELHPDIEYDEEDDKAIENYIREHTETTWHCLGTCSIGPREGSKIVKWGGVLDHRSNVYGVKGLKVGDLSVCPDNVGCNTYTTALLIGEKTATLVGEDLGYSGEALDMTVPQFKLGTYEKTGLARF; from the coding sequence ATGGCTATCCCCGAAGAGTTTGATATCCTAGTTCTAGGTGGTGGATCCAGTGGATCCTGTATTGCCGGAAGATTGGCAAACTTGGACCACTCCTTGAAAGTTGGTCTTATCGAAGCAGGTGAGAACAACCTCAACAACCCATGGGTCTACCTTCCAGGTATTTACCCAAGAAACATGAAGTTGGACTCCAAGACTGCTTCCTTCTACACTTCTAACCCATCTCCTCACTTGAATGGTAGAAGAGCCATTGTTCCATGTGCTAACGTCTTGGGTGGTGGTTCTTCTATCAACTTCATGATGTACACCAGAGGTTCTGCTTCTGATTACGATGACTTCCAAGCCGAGGGCTGGAAAACCAAGGACTTGCTtccattgatgaaaaagacTGAGACCTACCAAAGAGCTTGCAACAACCCTGACATTCACGGTTTCGAAGGTCCAATCAAGGTTTCTTTCGGTAACTACACCTACCCAGTTTGCCAGGACTTCTTGAGGGCTTCTGAGTCCCAAGGTATTCCATACGTTGACGACTTGGAAGACTTGGTTACTGCTCACGGTGCTGAACACTGGTTGAAGTGGATCAACAGAGACACTGGTCGTCGTTCCGACTCTGCTCATGCATTTGTCCACTCTACTATGAGAAACCACGACAACTTGTACTTGATCTGTAACACGAAGGTCGACAAAATTATTGTCGAAGACGGAAGAGCTGCTGCTGTTAGAACCGTTCCAAGCAAGCCTTTGAACCCAAAGAAGCCAAGTCACAAGATCTACCGTGCTAGAAAGCAAATCGTTTTGTCTTGTGGTACCATCTCCTCTCCATTGGTTTTGCAAAGATCCGGTTTTGGTGACCCAATCAAGTTGAGAGCCGCTGGTGTTAAGCCTTTGGTCAACTTGCCAGGTGTCGGAAGAAACTTCCAAGACCACTACTGTTTCTTCAGTCCTTACAGAATCAAGCCTCAGTACGAGTCTTTCGATGACTTCGTCCGTGGTGATGCTgagattcaaaagagaGTCTTTGACCAATGGTACGCCAATGGTACTGGTCCTCTTGCCACTAACGGTATCGAAGCTGGTGTCAAGATCAGACCAACACCAGAAGAACTCTCTCAAATGGACGAATCCTTCCAGGAGGGTTACAGAGAATACTTCGAAGACAAGCCAGACAAGCCAGTTATGCACTACTCCATCATTGCTGGTTTCTTCGGTGACCACACCAAGATTCCTCCTGGAAAGTACATGACTATGTTCCACTTCTTGGAATACCCATTCTCCAGAGGTTCCATTCACATTACCTCCCCAGACCCATACGCAGCTCCAGACTTCGACCCAGGTTTCATGAACGATGAAAGAGACATGGCTCCTATGGTTTGGGCTTACAAGAAGTCTAGAGAAACCGCTAGAAGAATGGACCACTTTGCCGGTGAGGTCACTTCTCACCACCCTCTGTTCCCATACTCATCCGAGGCCAGAGCCTTGGAAATGGATTTGGAGACCTCTAATGCCTACGGTGGACCTTTGAACTTGTCTGCTGGTCTTGCTCACGGTTCTTGGACTcaacctttgaagaagcCAACTGCAAAGAACGAAGGCCACGTTACTTCGAACCAGGTCGAGCTTCATCCAGACATCGAGTACGATGAGGAGGATGACAAGGCCATTGAGAACTACATTCGTGAGCACACTGAGACCACATGGCACTGTCTGGGAACCTGTTCCATCGGTCCAAGAGAAGGTTCCAAGATCGTCAAATGGGGTGGTGTTTTGGACCACAGATCCAACGTTTACGGAGTCAAGGGCTTGAAGGTTGGTGACTTGTCCGTGTGCCCAGACAATGTTGGTTGTAACACCTACACCACCGCTCTTTTGATCGGTGAAAAGACTGCCACTTTGGTTGGAGAAGATTTAGGATACTCTGGTGAGGCCTTAGACATGACTGTTCCTCAGTTCAAGTTGGGCACTTACGAGAAGACCGGTCTTGCTAGATTCTAA
- a CDS encoding Polyamine oxidase, converts spermine to spermidine, which yields MSQPNPNVIIVGAGISGIKAAVDLKSNGVNALILEGRDRIGGRLVATHETSVSLDLGASWFHRVPDNVLYEKVINKEYKSPVEFTFDDSNVKIMAKPVDLLPFWQFVKSQPQDDTLRNFVYKYLQTTKLNEVDTQDFIKFVRGTSEIGGAGNWCYISGKNAVPPSETQGRDAFVTSTYAQILQQEASYLDPFQIITSSKVTEIIKNTASSTYTVKTSSGVTYSADFVIVTVPLGVLKSDDISFTPPLPTSISSQLNKVQMGNIAKVIFEFETVFWDETVDKWLLFPETHPEEGNKFGHLPLEYEPSSSEFTALVCNIFKSKSAKILVTLVSAPIAIYLEAHPQEAWNLLKPMYSQISACDESEIPKPVKQVVTSWSLDPFSKGSVSATGPEDIPLIKEFIQGVGNLRFAGEHTSDVARTQAHGAYLTGQREASFIIRDIYKC from the coding sequence ATGAGTCAACCAAATCCAAATGTCATCATTGTAGGCGCTGGGATTTCAGGCATCAAAGCTGCAGTCGATCTCAAAAGCAATGGCGTGAATGCGTTGATTTTAGAGGGTAGGGACCGTATTGGAGGTAGGTTGGTTGCGACTCATGAAACCTCAGTCTCATTGGATTTGGGGGCATCCTGGTTTCATCGTGTTCCTGACAATGTCCTATATGAGAAAGTTATCAATAAAGAATACAAGTCTCCGGTTGAATTTACCTTTGATGACTCGAATGTCAAAATTATGGCCAAGCCAGTAGATTTGTTGCCATTTTGGCAGTTTGTCAAGTCCCAGCCTCAAGACGACACCTTACGGAATTTTGTTTATAAGTACTTGCAAACTACAAAGCTTAATGAAGTTGATACCCAAGATTTTATTAAGTTTGTTAGGGGTACCTCTGAGATTGGTGGTGCTGGCAATTGGTGTTATATATCCGGTAAGAATGCTGTCCCGCCGTCAGAAACTCAAGGCAGAGATGCCTTTGTCACCAGCACATATGCCCAAATTCTACAGCAAGAAGCTTCTTACTTGGACCCCTTTCAAATAATTACATCGTCCAAGGTCACcgaaatcatcaaaaacaCTGCCAGCTCAACATATACAGTTAAGACCTCATCCGGAGTTACTTACTCCGCAGACTTTGTTATTGTGACGGTGCCTCTAGGGGTTCTCAAAAGTGATGACATTTCATTTACTCCTCCACTCCCTACATCTATTTCCAGccaattgaacaaagtcCAAATGGGAAACATTGCGAAAGTAAtatttgagtttgaaactgttttcTGGGATGAAACTGTGGACAAATGGCTTTTGTTTCCCGAAACACATCCGGAAGAGGGCAACAAATTTGGTCATTTGCCTTTAGAATATGAACCTTCCTCAAGTGAATTCACTGCTCTTGTTTgcaacattttcaaatcaaaaagtGCTAAGATCCTAGTGACATTGGTTAGCGCTCCCATAGCTATATACCTTGAGGCTCACCCCCAGGAAGCCTGGAACCTTTTGAAACCGATGTACTCTCAGATTTCTGCGTGCGACGAATCCGAGATTCCTAAACCTGTTAAGCAGGTGGTAACATCCTGGTCGTTGGACCCATTTAGCAAGGGCTCTGTTTCTGCTACAGGTCCTGAGGATATTCCCCTCATTAAAGAGTTTATACAAGGAGTAGGAAACTTGCGCTTTGCCGGGGAACATACAAGTGATGTAGCCAGGACTCAAGCCCACGGGGCTTACCTCACTGGTCAACGAGAAGCCAGCTTTATTATTAGAGATATATATAAATGTTGA
- a CDS encoding Ran GTPase binding protein gives MSEQKQENKPAEESKPAETQTSSTLNSFSGTRTPPTSNVFSMFGGKKKETETSKEDKEAEVSKESEASSEPKADKEEEPESPDIHFDPIVKLEKVEVKTLEENEEVLYKVRAKLFRFDQEGKEWKERGVGDAKFLKNKETGKVRLLMRRDKVLKVCANHFISPDFTLKPNVGSDRSWVYSVTADVSEGKPEAQTFAIRFGNKENADGFKKEFEKAQEINKTK, from the coding sequence ATGTCTGAACAAAAGCAAGAAAACAAGCCAGCTGAAGAGTCCAAGCCAGCCGAAACTCAGACTTCTTCCACTTTGAATTCCTTTTCTGGAACTCGGACTCCTCCTACTTCCAATGTCTTCTCTATGTTCGgtggaaagaagaaggaaactgAAACTTCTAAGGAAGACAAGGAAGCTGAGGTCTccaaagaatctgaagCCTCCAGCGAGCCAAAGGCTgacaaagaagaggagCCAGAATCACCAGATATTCATTTCGATCCTATTGTCAAACTAGAAAAAGTGGAAGTGAAAACACTCGAAGAGAATGAGGAGGTATTGTACAAAGTTCGTGCTAAGTTGTTCCGTTTTGACCAAGAAGGTAAGGAATGGAAGGAAAGAGGTGTTGGAGATGCTAAGTTCTTAAAGAACAAGGAAACTGGAAAAGTTCGTCTTTTGATGCGTAGAGACAAGGTTCTCAAAGTATGCGCCAATCACTTCATTTCCCCTGACTTCACCTTGAAGCCAAACGTCGGTTCAGACCGTTCATGGGTTTACTCAGTAACCGCCGATGTTTCTGAGGGTAAGCCAGAAGCCCAAACTTTTGCCATCCGTTTTGGTAACAAGGAAAATGCTGACGGattcaagaaggaattTGAGAAAGCTCAAGAGATTAACAAGACCAAATAA
- a CDS encoding Cis-prenyltransferase involved in dolichol synthesis has protein sequence MPDWMSTFPGYQQILENCTSLFASVVRTGPVPQHIGFIMDGNRRYARINQIEVKEGHNAGFESLARLLQVCYKCGVKSATIFAFSIENYKRNSFEVDWLMELAKMRFGQMIEKGDLCEKYGIKIRTLGDKSLLPRDVVECLEEAERTTANNSKAVLNVCFSYTSRHEITTTIVNILENVKKGLIEPGDITEDMITNNLYTGDQPPLDLLIRSSGVRRISDFLLWQCHQEHCDIEIIDTLWPEFGTMQMCLLLLKWSFNRTYGRKKYRGKKETKKEKEKST, from the coding sequence ATGCCCGACTGGATGTCCACGTTCCCAGGATATCAACAGATCCTGGAGAATTGTACTTCATTATTTGCTAGTGTTGTACGCACAGGACCCGTTCCTCAGCATATTGGGTTTATTATGGATGGAAACAGGAGATATGCTCGTATTAACCAAATCGAAGTGAAAGAGGGCCATAATGCTGGATTTGAAAGTCTCGCAAGGTTACTTCAAGTGTGTTACAAATGTGGGGTCAAGTCTGCAACGATATTTGCCTTTTCGATAGAAAACTATAAACGGAATTCATTCGAGGTTGATTGGTTAATGGAACTAGCCAAGATGAGATTCGGTCAGATGATTGAAAAAGGTGACCTGTGTGAAAAATATGGGATCAAGATACGTACTCTTGGAGACAAATCGTTGTTGCCTCGTGATGTGGTGGAATGTCTGGAGGAAGCAGAAAGAACTACAGCCAATAACTCGAAAGCTGTGCTAAACGTTTGTTTCTCGTATACATCTAGACACGAAATAACGACAACCATAGTCAATATACTGGAGAACGTCAAGAAAGGACTCATTGAGCCCGGTGATATCACCGAGGACATGATCACAAACAACCTGTACACAGGCGATCAACCTCCTTTAGACTTGCTAATCAGAAGTTCTGGAGTTCGTAGGATCAGTGATTTTCTGTTGTGGCAGTGTCATCAAGAGCATTGTGATATTGAGATAATAGACACATTGTGGCCAGAGTTTGGTACAATGCAAATGTGTCTATTGCTTTTAAAATGGAGTTTCAATAGAACTTATGGTAGGAAAAAGTACAGAGGTAAGAAAGAGaccaaaaaagagaaagaaaaatcaaccTGA